The segment TCAGCCTGCTGCACGAGCGCGACCGGACGGTCGCCGCCTGGAGCGACCGCCATCCGGACGGCTGGGTCTACGAGGACCGGTCGCTGGAAGTGACGTCGCAGATTTTGATTTCGGTGGAGGAGCAGATCGCGACGGTGGAGCACGCGCTGCGCGGCGTGCGGCGGCGGACCTCCGTGCTGCCGGAGCCGCCGCGCTTCGTTACGCCGTAACGCATCGTGCGGAGGCTGCTGCCGGTCACACCGGCAGCAGCGCCTTGCCCGTGGTGCCGGGAGCCTGCCGGGCCTGGGCCATCACCGCCTTCTGGACCTTTTCGAAGGCGCGCACCTCGAGCTGGCGCACGCGCTCGCGCGAGACGTGGAAGTGCTGGCTCAGCTCCTCCAGGGTCAGCGGCTCGTCGCGCAGGCGGCGGGCCACCAGGATCTGCCGCTCGCGGTCGTCGAGAACGCCCAGCCCCAGCTTGAGGAACTGCTGCCGGCGCTTGCGTTCCTGCGCACCGGCCAGGATCGCCTCCTGGTCGGGACCCTCGTCGGCCAGAAGGTCCAGCCATTCGCTGTCGCCATCCTCGGCCAGGGTGGCGTTGAGCGAGCGGTCGGTGCCCAGCCGGCGGTTCATCTCGATCACGTCGGCCTGGGAGACGTCCAGCGTCGTCGCGATGCTCTCCACCGCTTCCGGAGACAGGTCGCCGCCGAAGGTGCCGTTCTCGGCGTCCTGCAACTGCGCCTTCAGCCGGCGCAGGCTGAAGAACAGCTTCTTCTGGGCCGCCGTGGTGCCGATCTTCACCAGCGACCAGTTGTGCAGCACATATTCCTGGATCGCCGCCCGGATCCACCAGGACGCGTAGGTGGCGAAGCGGAACCCCTTGTCGGGGTCGAACTTCTGCGCCGCCTGCATGACGCCGACGTTGCCCTCGGCGATCAGGTCGGACAGCGGCAGGCCGTAGCCCTGATAGCCGCGGGCCATTTTGAAGACGAGCCGGAGGTGGCTGCCGATCAGCTTGTCGAGGGCGCGGCGGTCCTGCCGCTCCCGCCAGCGGATGGCGAGGTCGCGTTCCTGCTCGGGAGTGAGGTAGTCGTACTTGCGGGTTTCTTTTAGAAAGAGGGTGAGGGGTTCGCCAGAAACTGCCAGTTCCGTCAAAGAGCTTCTCCTGATTCCGGCATCCTCGGGAAACACCCTGCAATGGACCGATGGACCCCGGCCCGGTTGGCCGGCGGGGCCATCGGAGCGGGGTTGAGATCGGCTGTGGCCCAGGGCCGGCCGTGAATGTGTGGATGTCGGCAAGAGCTTAGAAATAAGAGATCGCGGCGGCGGTTCAAGGGGTGGGGGGAAAGAAAGTATCCGCAGCCGGAAAATGGGAACTCCCCGGGACAGGCCGCGTTGGGGGTCGGTCGGGCCGGTCGGAATCGGCCCAGTGACCGCCAATGGAGGGCCACGCCCATGGACCTCGATCCGCTGCTTCTGTCACGAATCCAGTTCGCTTTCGTGATTTCTTTTCACATTCTTTTCCCCTCTTTTACGGTGGGACTGGCCTGCTGGATCGCCGTGCTGGAGGCGCGGTGGCTGATCACCGGCAAGGCGCTGTACCGCAGCCTGTCGGAATTCTGGACGCGGATCTTCGCCATTTCCTTCGGCATGGGCGTGGTCTCGGGAATCGTGATGACCTACCAGTTCGGCACGAACTGGAGCCGCTGGTCCGACATCGTCGGCAACGTTCTGGGTCCGCTGATCCAGTACGAGGTGGTGACCGCCTTCTTCCTGGAGGCCGCCTTCCTCGGCATCCTCCTGTTCGGGCGTGACCGCGTGCCGCGCGGCATCCATTTCCTGGCGGCGGTTCTGGTGGCCACCGGGACGGTGCTGTCCTCCTTCTGGATTCTCTCGGCGAACAGCTGGATGCACACCCCGGCGGGGGCGGAACTGCGCGACGGGCGGTTCTTCGTCACCGACTGGTGGGCGGTGGTCTTCAACCCCTCCTTTCCCTACCGGCTGGCCCACATGCTCACCGCGATGTTCCTGACCACCGGATTCGTGGTGGCCGGCATCAGCGCCTTCTACCTGCTGCGCAACCGCTTTCTGGAGCACGCGCGGGTCGGCCTCAGCATGTCGCTGGCGCTCATCACCATCCTGGCGCCCTTGCAAATCTTCCTCGGCGACCTGCACGGGCTGAACACGCTGGAGCACCAGCCGGCCAAGATCGCCGCGATGGAGGGCCATTGGGAGGGCGGGGCGCGGGCGCCGCTGATCCTGTTCGCCATCCCCGACAACGAGGCGGAGACCAACCACGCCGAAATCGCCATTCCCGCGCTGTCGAGCCTGATCCTGACCCACGAGTGGGACGGGGTGGTCCCCGGCCTGAAAAACTTCCCGGCGGCGGACCGCCCCAACCCGGAAATCCTGTTCTGGACCTTTCGCATCATGGTGGGGATCGGCATGATCATGCTGACGGTGGCGCTGATCCATCTGGTGCAGCGGGTGCGCGGAAAGCTCTACAGCCCGCACTGGTTCCACAAGCTCCTGGTCGGCTGCATGCCGCTGGGCTTCATCGCCATCCTGGCCGGCTGGTTCACCACCGAGATCGGGCGCCAGCCCTGGGTGGTCTACGGGATGATCCGCACGGCGGACGCGGTGACCCCGGCCCTGACCGGCGGGGCGGTGCTGACCTCGCTGATCGTGTTCATGGTGGTCTACGCGATCATCTACGGGGCCGGGACCTATTACCTGTTCCGCTTGCTGACCATCGGGCCGTCGCGGCTGAACGACGAGGATCTGGAGGTCCCCGCGGTGGCGCAGGGCCATCAGCCGAAGCGGCCCCTGTCGGTGCCCGGCGAATCCATCGAACCTGCGGAGTGACGTCCATGGAAGGCAGCCTGCTGACCCTCGCCTGGGTCGCCATCGTCGGTTTCGCCGTCTTCATGTATGTGCTGATGGACGGCTTCGATCTGGGCATCGGCATCCTCTACCCCTTCGCCCCCAGCGAGGAGGCGCGGGACGTCATGATGAACTCGGTGGCGCCGGTCTGGGACTTCAACGAGACGTGGCTGATCCTCGGCGGGGCGGGGCTGTTCGCGGCCTTTCCCATCGCCTACGCCGTCGTTTTGCCGGCCATGTATCTGCCACTGCTGCTGATGCTGATTGCGCTGATCTTCCGCGGCGTCGCCTTCGAGTTCCGCTTCAAGGCGCGGAGCAGCCGCCATCTGTGGAACAAGGCCTTCTTCCTGGGCTCGCTGCTCGCCACCTTCGCGCAAGGGGTGGTTCTCGGCTCCTTCA is part of the Azospirillum baldaniorum genome and harbors:
- the rpoH gene encoding RNA polymerase sigma factor RpoH, which gives rise to MTELAVSGEPLTLFLKETRKYDYLTPEQERDLAIRWRERQDRRALDKLIGSHLRLVFKMARGYQGYGLPLSDLIAEGNVGVMQAAQKFDPDKGFRFATYASWWIRAAIQEYVLHNWSLVKIGTTAAQKKLFFSLRRLKAQLQDAENGTFGGDLSPEAVESIATTLDVSQADVIEMNRRLGTDRSLNATLAEDGDSEWLDLLADEGPDQEAILAGAQERKRRQQFLKLGLGVLDDRERQILVARRLRDEPLTLEELSQHFHVSRERVRQLEVRAFEKVQKAVMAQARQAPGTTGKALLPV
- a CDS encoding cytochrome ubiquinol oxidase subunit I, which produces MDLDPLLLSRIQFAFVISFHILFPSFTVGLACWIAVLEARWLITGKALYRSLSEFWTRIFAISFGMGVVSGIVMTYQFGTNWSRWSDIVGNVLGPLIQYEVVTAFFLEAAFLGILLFGRDRVPRGIHFLAAVLVATGTVLSSFWILSANSWMHTPAGAELRDGRFFVTDWWAVVFNPSFPYRLAHMLTAMFLTTGFVVAGISAFYLLRNRFLEHARVGLSMSLALITILAPLQIFLGDLHGLNTLEHQPAKIAAMEGHWEGGARAPLILFAIPDNEAETNHAEIAIPALSSLILTHEWDGVVPGLKNFPAADRPNPEILFWTFRIMVGIGMIMLTVALIHLVQRVRGKLYSPHWFHKLLVGCMPLGFIAILAGWFTTEIGRQPWVVYGMIRTADAVTPALTGGAVLTSLIVFMVVYAIIYGAGTYYLFRLLTIGPSRLNDEDLEVPAVAQGHQPKRPLSVPGESIEPAE